atacatacatactgtacacacattcatacatacaaaAATTCATACATTGATTCATACATGCATTATGTATCAATGAAGTGAATCAGTGATTTATACATTTTGTTGCAGACATGAAGGTCTAAAAACTGATTGTAAATATTATTCAAATagtttttcttagtttttttttcttttttcatttgttgtattttttgaaaatgaatatgCAGTATTTAGGATCTGACTGTTTGTAAGCTTGTGCAGACTGGACGTAGTTCagagttcattcattcattttaaactCTAAATGTCAGTAAAATTCCATTGCCACATTATTGTACATGCAGTATAATGCTTTATATGTGAAGGTACTGATGGGAAGTAGAAAAACAGTTAAGCTATTTTCAATGCGGAAAGTCGTGAAATTATATTCTTTCTGGGCGTGCTTACAGGATGAGGTCAAATGATGTATGATGTCTGTTTTCTACCAGCCTCCACCTCCGTATGAAGCCacctctccctctgctccatCTGTGCCTGCACAGACCCCACCCAGCAGGACTACACCCACTGAGCCTCGCAACTATGGCTCCAATTTCTCCCAGGTATACATGCTGCAATGTAAACACTTGTTGCTTGTCACTTTCGACTAGGGTTCACCATCTGATCTTAAGATCAGCACATTCAGTGGCAGTTGGTTGCACAAAAATGGGATTGTTCTTAAGCTATTACTGGATTTTGAAAAATAGAAATGTGCGCTAGATGTCAATGCTGATACAAAAGTTCCCATGCATACCTTGAAAGCCTGTCCTCTGTGAAGCTTCTGTGCTACCAAGTTTTAAATAatctttttcattatttatgaTACCAGACATAGCATCTCTTTTCGAAACTTGGCATGCAGTTCGGATGCATCATTTACTCTGTGTCTTACTGTGCTAGACTGCAGTGAATGCTACCACAGCAGAGCTCCTGAAGAagcaggaggagctggagaagaAAGCCCAGGagctggagaggagagagagagagctcgaGTCACACAGCCTGGGACCTGGAGCCTGTAAGAGAGGGAGGATAAGAGGGGAAATAAAGATACCTTAATGgattattgttttaatgatttCAAAAGAAATCACTGTTAGTGACGTTTTCCCACTGTTCTGTTTATCAGCCCGTCAGAATAACTGGCCCCCACTGCCTTCATTTTGCCCTGTGGGCCCTTGCTTCTACCAGGACATCAATGTCGAGATCACTCAGCGCTTCCAGCGCACCGTCACCATCATGTATTACTTCTGGATATGTGAGTTCCTGTAATTCTTACTATGCCCTGTTGTGTGAATTCCCAGCAACATTGTTGCAGTGTCATAACGTAACATAATTATCTAAGTGTTTAAACTCTCTAGGGGTTTGGGTTGTTGTGCTTGCATGGGGAATTCGTACTGTGTATGTGATCTTAGGGAAAATTTAAAATCTCCATCTGTTGACACTTTAGCAGATGGGGGAGGTTTTTTAACTGAGACAATCACGTAAGAAAGTGAACCTAGAGCTgactcatgtctgtgtgtgactacTGTCCGGAGTAAGAGCTGGAATGTTTGCACAAAGACGCTGACACTCTACTGTCAGATCGAGGAGTTTGGCAGGACCCAGCTGAAATCAGTGTCCACCAAAAGTTGAAGATGGTTTAGCTATCTTCACCGGGGGCATCTACCGTACGCAATAATCAATTCAAATTGTTGAAAATAACCGACCCAAAGCTTCAGATCGTAATTGTTCTCCACACCCCGTCAGCGTGCACACAAAAGTTAAAGGGGGCCTtaaattacttcttttttttcgaGTTCATATGCATGTTCACAAATGTAAGTTTGGGTTCTGGAATGTTTTAAGAAATGAACTTTGAtgcatacagagagacagaaagaaagaggaaaataaagtgaggcagaaagtgagctaaccagagagagagagagcataaaaaataaataaacagaaagcaAAAAAGAATTTGTTTagcttttatatttattttttactgctgAATGCTGATGGTGGAATGGTAACCTTTTATAATATTGACCTAATTACTGCAAAAGCAGTTCTGCTTTATTGTTGAATTATAGCTAATGTTCCAAGGCCTGGTACCAGGACTGGGAACCTCTGCCctataaaactataaaatgtaaacaacaatATAAATTGTATATTATATTGGACTATGCTGAGCATATGATGAGCAACTCATTCAAAAATAGAGAGTTTAAGTTCCTTATTACTGTTTTTAGATAactcagttgttgtttttttaaacttctgtCTGAGACACCTAATATAGTTATaattatattgtaatatataaGCTACACAAAATGCTAAATCTGTCGTAAATCAAAGTGGTGGAGAGGTCAATCACACTCCATGTACCCAAAGTAAATTTCACTACAATCAAAGTCATATGATTACAGgtttgaacatcaaacactTTTTATCGTGGTAGCGGTGCTACTGGAAACAAAGATCTATTTGTAAAGaaaagtttttaaaatggtTTGAAACTGCTGTCCTTGTTAAgaacttaagtaaatgtaaacacattgattttattaacaaaatcaaaacaaaacccCAGTTACAGTACAGTTAGTCTATacccacgatgttccacttccaggattgctctcgttctgccggaaattctgccggatgtcactTTTCggccgctttctttgtgttgtaattttaaactccagtcgatttatgaggactatggttaactgctcctcagatctctgcagggtaaatccagacagctagctagactatctgtccaatctgagttttctgttgcacgactaaaacaagctttgaacgtacacatctttcaccaaaacaagttccttctcgaagctattttgcagcgccACCATGGCTCCGCTTgacgcttagcaccgcccaagacgattgtgattggtttaaagtaatgccaataaaccagagcatgttctcccatcccggactactatgtggactagccagaccctcctctccagcgctgtggagacaggtctggcaatgcgagactacagtaCAGTGGTACTatttaaaacagacaaaaaactgGTTATAAAAATGTCCTTTAACAAAATTCAAAGGATGATCATTCTTGTAGCTCAGGCATGTCCTAAAACAAAACCTGTTTGAGCCTGGAGACAGGGACAACTGAATGAGCCAACTCTAATCCAAGCAGCAGGCAAAGGAGGGTAATAAATAGCATCATATTGCATCAGCCAAAGTCCTGGCAAGTTGGCTCTTTCTTTAGAGTTGGGAGGGGTGTGTTGGATTTGTGTTTTAGTACACAGATCTGTAATAAAGCAACAAAGAGTTGATCTATAAACTCCGACTGCTGTGCTGTTCATTCTTGTTCAACCACTCCCATTCTTCCTTCTGTTTCCCTTTCATGCTATTTTATCAATGTCCAGTATGCACTTGCACGCTGTTCTTCAACCTGATCTCCTCCATGGCCATGTTCTGCGTGGACCCGTCGGGTGGTGTTGGCCTGGGCCTCGCCATCCTCTGGGGCCTCCTCTTCACCCCCTGCTCCTTCATCTGTTGGTACCGACCCATGTACAAAGCCTTCAGGTGTGTTCTACCATCACGGTGAAAAAGCCAACGCACCAAAAACGTGTTGGCCAGAATTTGTAACTTTTATCCTTCACTTGCGGTGTaaagtttttgttctttttttaggtGTACAGGACAAGTTAGCTACATAAAGAATAAATGGCATTGAGCTGTTACTGTAACACTATTATCTCTTCTCTCTAGGAGTGACAGCTCCTTCAatttctttgtcttcttcttcGTTTTCTTTGCCCAAGTGGTCGTCTCTGTCATCATGACTATTGGTATCCCTGGATGGGGTTTCAGGTATGACTAATAAACAAAGCATCTCTGTGTTAGACAGATGCATGACTCTTTCCAGTTTCTTTCCTTGGTTTATTTTTCACTGTCTCTTCCCCTCAGCGGTTGGATCGTGAGCCTGGCTGCTCTGAAGACCAGTGTCCCTGTTGGTGCGATCATGATGATGAATGCCGTCCTCTTTACTGCCCAAGCAGCCATGGGAGTTGTCATGCTGAAGAAGGTGAAAGCTGAATACATTTGTTTACATGCAGGGAAAATCCACAGGTAGTGACTTAAATTAAGGTTGTGTTTTTGACAAGGTGTCAGTCACACTATCCTCTATCTATTTCAGGAtgtggctttttttgtttttaaacctggtTATTCATGTCCCTACAAACATGATCTTAACAGTATCCAGGTTTCTGAtcatctgtctgcctgtcttaaATCCTGAACATTACATTTGGTCTTTGGTTGTTGGAACTTTACTACTTTGTTAAAGAAACCTGGATAAGGTGTTTACATGCCAAGGTATACTGCAGCCTGTTGCACCAGCAGCAGTTCAAACCTAGTTATAGCGTAAATTATAAGTTAGTTCTAATTTATGGTTGACTAAAATAAAAGCTGTTGCACCGCAAAGATAAGATATAACGTAACTAAGTAATAACAAAGAATTTACAGGAAGAAGTTACACTCTCGATACGTccagcttctgaactggttgcagttccactctggttccatatagggggcgctcacggGTGAGTGCAAGGTCtgtggagctatacccctcaaaattcacttttctcaggatataattttttgtctagtaatttgaatgttgcatttgaaaggggaggctaagaaaatacacactgctgggtgttaggttttttttaaagtggcttttttgttctaaaaagccttttaaaatgtcagtgacgtcatacacatataaggccagagatactgctttacagcaagctctgagtcgcttcctttgttctctcgaagcattgacaacacagctgacagttaagactctccctgtcaatacacgtgctagaaagaggtttgctaatgttttaaagaccatgtcgaaatattcactctgacat
Above is a window of Sander vitreus isolate 19-12246 chromosome 14, sanVit1, whole genome shotgun sequence DNA encoding:
- the scamp3 gene encoding secretory carrier-associated membrane protein 3 isoform X1, which gives rise to MSKYTSFPEPMDDHNPFQDPAVTQHSSNTGYATLDLYNPFDNTTGPPPPYEATSPSAPSVPAQTPPSRTTPTEPRNYGSNFSQTAVNATTAELLKKQEELEKKAQELERRERELESHSLGPGASRQNNWPPLPSFCPVGPCFYQDINVEITQRFQRTVTIMYYFWILCTCTLFFNLISSMAMFCVDPSGGVGLGLAILWGLLFTPCSFICWYRPMYKAFRSDSSFNFFVFFFVFFAQVVVSVIMTIGIPGWGFSGWIVSLAALKTSVPVGAIMMMNAVLFTAQAAMGVVMLKKVHSLYRQTDASFQKAQAEFATGVMSNQVVRQAATSAATSAAQGAFTAPR
- the scamp3 gene encoding secretory carrier-associated membrane protein 3 isoform X2 translates to MNTSIEATQDPAVTQHSSNTGYATLDLYNPFDNTTGPPPPYEATSPSAPSVPAQTPPSRTTPTEPRNYGSNFSQTAVNATTAELLKKQEELEKKAQELERRERELESHSLGPGASRQNNWPPLPSFCPVGPCFYQDINVEITQRFQRTVTIMYYFWILCTCTLFFNLISSMAMFCVDPSGGVGLGLAILWGLLFTPCSFICWYRPMYKAFRSDSSFNFFVFFFVFFAQVVVSVIMTIGIPGWGFSGWIVSLAALKTSVPVGAIMMMNAVLFTAQAAMGVVMLKKVHSLYRQTDASFQKAQAEFATGVMSNQVVRQAATSAATSAAQGAFTAPR